The Porphyrobacter sp. HT-58-2 genome segment CTGATGAGCGAGGACTTCATGCCCTGGTGGCCCATCGCGATGCCGTCGGTCACGGTGATGGTGTTGAACCGCCGGGGCGTGCCGCCGCCCGCGATCACGCCCTCGCGGCAGATATCGGCCTGGGCGTTCAAGGTGGTGTTGCACGGCGCGGAGTCGTTCCCCGCGCTGACCACACCGACGAAGGGCGCGGCGATCTCTTCCTCGGTCATGCCCATCGCGTAGTAGTAGGAGCGATGCGGCGCGCGCTCCGGCCCGACCGAGACGTGGCGGCTGGGGAGCTTCGACTTGTCAAACTTCTGCGACATAAGATTTCCTGCTGCGGGGATTTTGTGAAACGCCCTTGCCTCTAGCAAAGCGCCGACGCAACCCTTTGCGCAATTTTTGCCAAGAGCGCAGCCCAGCGGGCGTGATCTTCGGGGGTCTGCGTCAGATCCTGCCGCAGCTCCACACCGAGATAGGCGCGGCCTGCGCCTTCGGCATGGCGGTTCATGGTGTAATTGAGATCTCGCCCCGAATAGGGGAGGTTGTCGCCGACCATCAGCCCCTCGGCTTGCAATAGCGGAATGGCGATGCGGGCGGCGCGGTCGTCCTCGTTATACAGCACCCCCACCTCCCACGGCCGCGCGGCGTCCGAGGTTTCGAGGCGCGGGGTGAAGGAATGGAGCGAGAGGATCAGCGCCGGTTCCGCCGCTGCCAGCCAATCGGCCAGCGCGGTGTGATAGGGGCGGTGGAAGCGGGCGAGCCGCGCCTCCCTGTCCGCGCCGATATTGCCGGGGATCGGGTGGCCGTCAGATGCTTCGGGGACAAGGCCGGGGGCATCCTCCTCGCGGTTCAGGTCGCACACGAGGCGGCTGACAGCGGCGATGTGGGCGGGGATGGCGTGTTTGTGCGCTAGCAATTCGGCAATCGCTTCGGTGCCGATGTCGACAGCGATATGTTCGTGAAACAGGTGTTCGGGAATGCCAAGGGCAATGTCGGCAGGCACGCGGTTGCTGGCATGGTCGGCAGCGCAGACGATCCCGCCTGGATGGGGCGTGCCGAGTTGGCGATAGGGTGCGGTCATCCTTCCCACCTCCGTTCGCCTCGAGCGTAGTCGAGAGGCCTGTGCGCGGTGTCTCGACTACGCTCGACACGAACGGGGTTGGCTTGGGGCGCGCTCACCGCAGCCGCCCCGCCATCGTCCACCAGTCGCGCGGCATCGCCGCCTGCGCCGCATCGCGGGCTTCGGGGCTGTCGTAGAGCGCAAAGCAGGTCCCGCCCGAGCCGGACATGCGGGCGAGCCACGGTCGGGTGTTGCGCAGGGCCGCCAGCACCTCGGCGATTTGAGGGCAGAGGGAAATGGCGGGGGCTTCGAGGTCGTTGCGCCCTTCCCTTGCGATCTTGGAGGCGGGGCCTTGGGGGAGCACCCCGCGATCCTCGCCGTCCCCCACACTGGCCCACGCCTTGAACACCGGACCGGTGCTTAGTGGCACGCGCGGGTTGACCAGCAGGACAGGGGTTCCGGCGAGATCGTCCTCTACCTTAAGCTGCTCGGTGCCGGTGCCGAGGCCGATATGGGTGCGGCTGAGGACGCAGGCAGGCACATCCGCGCCGAGCTTCGCAGCGCGCGCCTGCCAGTCATCGGGCAGCCCATGAAGCGCCTCGACCATGCGGAACACCGCCCCCGCATCCGCCGACCCGCCGCCGAGACCCGCCGCGACGGGAAGGTTTTTCTCCAGCGTCACCGCGAGGCCCTCCGGGCGCGTAAGGGTGTTGAGAGCGCGCGCGACGAGGTTGTCGAAGGGATTGTCCAGCACCCCCGCAAACTCGCCCAGCGTGGTGACGCTATCCTGCGCGGCAGGCTCAGCCGTCAGCACATCGCCCGCATCGACGAAGGCGAACAGGGTCTCAAGCTCGTGATACCCGTCCTCCCGCCGCCTGCGGACATGCAGCGCGAGGTTGATCTTGGCGTAGGCGGTTTCGGTGAGGGTCACAGGTAAGCCATGGGATCAGGGCACCTCAATGTTCTGCTCCGTCCCCGGCGGCAGCTCTTTCAGCTCGACTTCCCAACGCTCCTCAACCTTCTGAAGCTGGATGTGAACGGAAGGTCCTTCCCCGCCGCTATTCAGATACCAGAGGTCAATTACGTCACCCTCCACGGCGACGAACTGGATGAAGTCCATATCGACATAAGAGCCGATATGCTCGGAAATCAGTCCCGCAATATCCAGTGCGCCGACGCGTGAAAGGCCCGTCACGTAGCCATCACATATTCGGATAGTTCGGCCCGCCGCCGCCTTCCGGCGTCACCCAGCTGATGTTCTGGTTGGGGTCCTTGATGTCGCAGGTCTTGCAGTGGACGCAGTTCTGCGAGTTGATCTGGAACTTCGGCTCGCCGGTCTTTTCGTCGGTCAGCCATTCATAGACCCCCGCCGGGCAGTAGCGCGCCGAGGGGCCGCCAAACACTTCCAGCTCGCTCGCCTTCTGCAGCCCGAGGTCGGCCACCTGCAGGTGCACCGGCTGGTCCTCGGCATGGTTGGTGTAGCTGTAGGCGACATTGGTGAGGCGATCGAAGCTGATCACGCCGTCGGGCTTGGGGTAGTCGATCTTCGGGTAAAGATCGGCGCGGCCCGTGTAGGTGTAGTCCGGCTTGTGCTTCATGCTGATCGGCAGGCCGATCTTGAGCGTGCGCATCCACATGTCGATGCCTGCGAGCGCGGTGCCGATGTCGCCGCCGTACTTGGCGACCGCCGGCTGGGCGTTCTGCACCAGCTGGAGTTCCTTGGCGATCCAGCTCGAACGCACGGCCGCGTCGTAATCGGCGAGTTCGGTATTTGCGTTACCCGCCGCAATCGCCGCCGCGATGCTTTCGGCCGCCAGCATCCCGCTCTTCATCGCGGTGTGGCTGCCCTTGATGCGCGGCACATTAACGAAGCCCGCCGCGCAGCCGATCAGCGCGCCGCCGGGGAAGGCGAGCTTGGGCACGGACTGCCAGCCGCCCTCGTTGATCGCGCGCGCGCCGTAGGACACGCGCTTGCCGCCTTCGAGATATTCGCGGATCGCCGGGTGCTGCTTCCAGCGCTGGAATTCCTGATAGGGCGAGACCCAGGGGTTCTTGTAATCGAGCGCGGTCACGAAGCCCAAGGCCACCTGCCCATTGGCCTGATGGTAGAGGAAGCCCCCGCCCCAGCTGTCGCTTTCGGTGAGCGGCCAGCCCTGCGTGTGGATCACGCGGCCCGGCTTGTGCTTCTTGGGATCAATGTCCCACAACTCCTTGATGCCGAGGCCATAGACCTGCGGCTGGCAGTTCGCCTCGAGATCGTACTTCGCCTTCATCTGCTTGGTCAGATGCCCGCGCGCTCCCTCGGCAAACAGGGTATACTTGGCGTGGATCTCCATGCCCGGCTGGTAATCGCCCTTGTGGCTGCCATCGGCGGCAACGCCCATGTCCTGCGTGATGACGCCGGCGACCGCGCCGTTCTCGTCGAACAGCACCTCGGCCGCCGGGAAGCCGGGGAACACCATCACGCCCAGCCCTTCGGCTTGCTCGGCCAGCCAGCGCGCCAGATTGCCGAGACTGCCGGTGTAGCAGCCGTGGTTGCTCATCAGCGGCGGCATGATCGCGTGCGGCATGGAGGTCTTGCCCGACTTCGACAGTACCCAGTGCCAGTTGTCGGTCACCGGGGTCTGCGCCATCGGGCAGCCCATGTCGCGCCATTCGGGCAGGAGTTCATCGAGCGACTTGGGATCGACAACCGCGCCTGAAAGGATGTGTGCGCCGATTTCCGAGCCCTTTTCCAGCACGATCACTTCCAGATCGGCATTGATCTGCTTGAGCTTGATGGCCGCCGCAAGGCCCGCAACCCCGCCGCCGACAATCACCACGTCGCAGGGCATTGATTCACGTTCGCTCATGGGGCTTTCCTGATCCTTGATGCTTTGGGCGCGCGCGGCGCACATTCCGGCGAATTGCTATCCCGGCTCACTTGCTAAGCGGGGCTCTGACAGTCAAGACCCGCATTGGATAGCACCCGCAGCGATGACCCGTCCCGAAACCACCCTTGCCCGCGAACTCGAAGCCGCGCTGGCCTTCTGGCAGGCAGCCGGGGTGGACTGCGACTTCGTCGATGACGCTACGGCGTGGTTGGCCGATCCGGTGGCTCAATCGCCTCGGCCTGCCGACGCACCCGGCGCAGACGCGGGGAATGCGCGCTCTGCCAACCCCGCCCAGATTGCCGCGCCAGACCGGCGGGCGATGCCGGTATTGGCGGCCGCGCCACCCGCACCGGCAGTTCTCAGGCGCAATCTGCTGGGCGATTCGCCGCCAGCCGATCTCCCCGCCTTCCAGGAATGGTGGATGGAAGCACCCGGGCTCGATACGGCGCGCGGTTTTCCCCGGGTTCCGCCGCGTGGGAAAGCAGGCGCCGCGCTGATGGTTCTGACTGTGCAGCCCGAGTTCGATGATCGCGAGCAGTTGCTGGCCGGGCCGCAAGGGCGCCTGCTTGGCCGAATGCTGGCCGCCATGGGCCTCGACGAAAGCGCAGTCTATGTCGCCTCAGCTCTTGCCTGCCACACACCGATGGCTGACCTTGCAGCACTGGCGGCGGGCGGAATGGACGCGGTGACGGCACATCACATCCGTCTCGTTGCGCCCGCCCGTGTGCTAGCGCTCGGCGCTGGCCTCTCGCCAATGCTAACCGAAATTAACCCTAATAGTTTAAGTCGGAATAACCATACCAATGCTAACCGCCCGGTAATGATCAGCGAGACGCTCGACGCGATGATGGAAATGCCCCGGCTGAAAGCCCGGTTCTGGCGGAGATGGATGGAATGGTCGGCCACAAACTGAAGTGCTCCGCTGCTGCGCTTGCAGCAATGGTGCTGACCACGACCTTCCCGCTGACGCCCGCGGCGGCGCAGTCGGGCGATCTCGTGGCACGCTGGAACGGAGCAACGCCCGCTGACAGCCCGGTCACGGCCGTCCTTTCGGCTGATGAACGCGCTCATTACCGCGCGCTGTTTGCCGCAATCGATGCCGAAAAATGGGCTGAGGTCGAAAACCTGTTGGCCCAGCGGCCAGGCGGCGTGCTGGATCAGGCGGCGCGGGCCGAATATTACACCCATGCCAACAGCCCCAAGATTGCGGCTGAGCAGATCGCCGCCTGGTTTGCTGCGGGTACTGATCTCCCGCAGGCAGAACAGCTTGCCCGGATGGGGGCCAAGCGCGGGCTGACCTATCTTCCGCCTTTGCCTTCTCCGCAGGGCTTTGCCCGCCAGCCCTATGCACCGAAGCGGATACTTCCGCGCCCGGTCAACGATGGCACCATGCCCGCCGCAACCGCCAGTGCGATCCTTGCCGCGATCAAGGCTGACACGCCTGCCGAGGCGCATCGCCTGCTGATCGAGGCTGACTGGCAGCTCTCCAGCGATGCCCGCGCCGAGTGGCGCCAGCGCGTGGCGTGGAGCTATTACATCGAAAACGATGATAACGCCGCGCTCGAACTTGCCCGGACAGTGGCTGAGGGAACCGGCGAATGGGTCGCGGAGGGCGCCTGGGTCGAAGGGCTTGCCGCCTGGCGGCTCGGCCACTGCTCGCTCGCCGGTGAAGCTTTTGCACGGGTTGCTGGCCGGGCCTCCAATGTCGAACTGGCCGCTGCCGGGCATTACTGGGCGCACCGCGCTGCGATCCGGTGCCGTGAGCCGGGTCTGGCAGCGCAATATCTCAATGCCGCCGCCCAGATGGACGAGACGCTTTACGGCATGCTGGCCGCCGATCAGCTGGGCGTGGAACTGCCGGCCCATGCCCCGCCCGCGGCTCTCAGCCGTGCGGACTGGCAGCAATTGGCGCAGCGTCCCAATGTCCGCGTTGCTGCGGCACTGATGGAGATCGGCCGCCCGGGCCTTGCCGACGAAGTCTTGCGCCACGAAGCGCGCATTGCCCCGGCAATGCACTTTGCCCCGCTTTCGCGACTGGCGCGCGAACTGGGTCTGCCTGCCACGCAGCTGTTCATGGCGCACAATGCTCCTTACGGCGTCAGCAGCGACCGGTCCTTGCGTTTTCCGGTGGCACATTGGCAGCCGGTGGGCGGCTGGCAGGTCGATCCGGCGCTGGCCTTTGCCCATGCGCTTCAGGAATCGAACTTCCGTGCCAACGCCGTCAGCCCGGCCAACGCCCGCGGCCTGATGCAGATCATGCCTGCCGCGGCCCGCGACCACACGGTCCGGCTGGGCCTGGGCGCCTCCTATCAGGACCTCAACGACCCCCAGATCAACCTCGCCTATGGCCAGCGTCATCTGGAAATGCTGCGCGATCACCCTTCGACCGGCGGCGCGTTGCCCAAGATCATGGCCGCCTATAACGCAGGCCTGACGCCGATCGGCCGCTGGAATTACGAGATCAACGACCAGAACGATCCGCTGCTGTGGATGGAATCGATCCCCTATTGGGAAACCCGCGGCTATGTCGCGATCGTGATGCGCAATTACTGGATGTACGAACGCGCCGCCGGGGTCCCCTCGCCCAGCCGCCGCGCC includes the following:
- a CDS encoding N-formylglutamate amidohydrolase, with protein sequence MTAPYRQLGTPHPGGIVCAADHASNRVPADIALGIPEHLFHEHIAVDIGTEAIAELLAHKHAIPAHIAAVSRLVCDLNREEDAPGLVPEASDGHPIPGNIGADREARLARFHRPYHTALADWLAAAEPALILSLHSFTPRLETSDAARPWEVGVLYNEDDRAARIAIPLLQAEGLMVGDNLPYSGRDLNYTMNRHAEGAGRAYLGVELRQDLTQTPEDHARWAALLAKIAQRVASALC
- a CDS encoding 4-(cytidine 5'-diphospho)-2-C-methyl-D-erythritol kinase, giving the protein MTLTETAYAKINLALHVRRRREDGYHELETLFAFVDAGDVLTAEPAAQDSVTTLGEFAGVLDNPFDNLVARALNTLTRPEGLAVTLEKNLPVAAGLGGGSADAGAVFRMVEALHGLPDDWQARAAKLGADVPACVLSRTHIGLGTGTEQLKVEDDLAGTPVLLVNPRVPLSTGPVFKAWASVGDGEDRGVLPQGPASKIAREGRNDLEAPAISLCPQIAEVLAALRNTRPWLARMSGSGGTCFALYDSPEARDAAQAAMPRDWWTMAGRLR
- a CDS encoding electron transfer flavoprotein-ubiquinone oxidoreductase; protein product: MSERESMPCDVVIVGGGVAGLAAAIKLKQINADLEVIVLEKGSEIGAHILSGAVVDPKSLDELLPEWRDMGCPMAQTPVTDNWHWVLSKSGKTSMPHAIMPPLMSNHGCYTGSLGNLARWLAEQAEGLGVMVFPGFPAAEVLFDENGAVAGVITQDMGVAADGSHKGDYQPGMEIHAKYTLFAEGARGHLTKQMKAKYDLEANCQPQVYGLGIKELWDIDPKKHKPGRVIHTQGWPLTESDSWGGGFLYHQANGQVALGFVTALDYKNPWVSPYQEFQRWKQHPAIREYLEGGKRVSYGARAINEGGWQSVPKLAFPGGALIGCAAGFVNVPRIKGSHTAMKSGMLAAESIAAAIAAGNANTELADYDAAVRSSWIAKELQLVQNAQPAVAKYGGDIGTALAGIDMWMRTLKIGLPISMKHKPDYTYTGRADLYPKIDYPKPDGVISFDRLTNVAYSYTNHAEDQPVHLQVADLGLQKASELEVFGGPSARYCPAGVYEWLTDEKTGEPKFQINSQNCVHCKTCDIKDPNQNISWVTPEGGGGPNYPNM
- a CDS encoding uracil-DNA glycosylase family protein — protein: MTRPETTLARELEAALAFWQAAGVDCDFVDDATAWLADPVAQSPRPADAPGADAGNARSANPAQIAAPDRRAMPVLAAAPPAPAVLRRNLLGDSPPADLPAFQEWWMEAPGLDTARGFPRVPPRGKAGAALMVLTVQPEFDDREQLLAGPQGRLLGRMLAAMGLDESAVYVASALACHTPMADLAALAAGGMDAVTAHHIRLVAPARVLALGAGLSPMLTEINPNSLSRNNHTNANRPVMISETLDAMMEMPRLKARFWRRWMEWSATN
- a CDS encoding lytic transglycosylase domain-containing protein; translated protein: MVGHKLKCSAAALAAMVLTTTFPLTPAAAQSGDLVARWNGATPADSPVTAVLSADERAHYRALFAAIDAEKWAEVENLLAQRPGGVLDQAARAEYYTHANSPKIAAEQIAAWFAAGTDLPQAEQLARMGAKRGLTYLPPLPSPQGFARQPYAPKRILPRPVNDGTMPAATASAILAAIKADTPAEAHRLLIEADWQLSSDARAEWRQRVAWSYYIENDDNAALELARTVAEGTGEWVAEGAWVEGLAAWRLGHCSLAGEAFARVAGRASNVELAAAGHYWAHRAAIRCREPGLAAQYLNAAAQMDETLYGMLAADQLGVELPAHAPPAALSRADWQQLAQRPNVRVAAALMEIGRPGLADEVLRHEARIAPAMHFAPLSRLARELGLPATQLFMAHNAPYGVSSDRSLRFPVAHWQPVGGWQVDPALAFAHALQESNFRANAVSPANARGLMQIMPAAARDHTVRLGLGASYQDLNDPQINLAYGQRHLEMLRDHPSTGGALPKIMAAYNAGLTPIGRWNYEINDQNDPLLWMESIPYWETRGYVAIVMRNYWMYERAAGVPSPSRRALAQGRWPEFPRAATTRSARLEP